A single genomic interval of Cupriavidus sp. MP-37 harbors:
- the dnaG gene encoding DNA primase codes for MIPQSFIQDLLNRVDIVDVVGKYVQLKKGGANFMGLCPFHNEKSPSFTVSPTKQFYHCFGCGAHGSAIGFLMEFSGQSYPEAVRELAQSVGMTVPEERDRLPPGQRAEQQARSVALSDAMTRATDFYRRQLRGAPQAIQYLKGRGLTGEIAGQFGLGYAPDDWQGLEAVFGSYREDNVAAPLVEAGLLIESDKRDADGKPRRYDRFRDRIMFPIRNTKGAVIGFGGRVMGQGEPKYLNSPETPLFSKGTELYGLFEARHAIRETGYVLVVEGYMDVVALAQLGFANAVATLGTACTPVHVQKLLRQTDAVVFSFDGDSAGRRAARRALEACLPHVADNKTIRFLFLPAEHDPDSYVREEGTEAFAAQVRNAMPLSRFLLQSVTEELDLRQPEGRARAQYEAKPLLQAMPAGGLRLQIVRELADATGTTPAEIEAICGLRSDPARVGRFAQPRPRARRQAPTGLVQRVIQLLMCYPALSSRLDEDARALLLEGEGGDSEVLAHLVSACDGVQGEVNFAAFSEHLAQSPYAEVYAAARTAVLREEIEEAPATQEFDAAITKLLAEPLRRELDSLQAEVVAGTADEAAKQRMRWLVGEIHRRRQLG; via the coding sequence GTGATTCCGCAATCCTTTATTCAGGACCTGCTCAACCGTGTCGACATTGTCGATGTGGTGGGCAAGTATGTGCAGCTGAAGAAGGGCGGCGCCAATTTCATGGGACTGTGCCCGTTCCATAACGAGAAATCCCCGTCGTTCACGGTGTCCCCCACCAAGCAGTTCTACCACTGCTTCGGCTGCGGCGCCCATGGCTCGGCCATCGGCTTCCTGATGGAGTTTTCCGGTCAGTCCTACCCGGAGGCGGTGCGCGAGCTGGCCCAGTCGGTCGGCATGACGGTGCCTGAAGAGCGCGACCGCCTGCCGCCCGGCCAGCGCGCCGAGCAGCAGGCGCGCTCGGTGGCGCTGTCCGACGCCATGACCCGCGCCACCGATTTCTACCGCCGCCAGCTGCGCGGCGCCCCGCAGGCGATCCAGTACCTGAAGGGCCGCGGGCTGACCGGCGAAATCGCGGGCCAGTTTGGCCTTGGCTATGCGCCGGATGACTGGCAGGGCCTGGAGGCGGTGTTCGGCAGCTATCGCGAAGACAATGTGGCGGCGCCGCTGGTCGAAGCGGGCCTGCTGATCGAAAGCGACAAGCGCGATGCGGACGGCAAGCCGCGGCGCTACGACCGCTTCCGCGACCGCATCATGTTCCCGATCCGCAACACCAAGGGTGCGGTGATCGGTTTCGGCGGCCGTGTCATGGGGCAGGGCGAGCCCAAGTACCTGAACTCCCCCGAGACCCCGCTGTTCAGCAAGGGTACGGAGCTGTACGGGCTGTTCGAGGCCCGTCATGCGATCCGGGAAACCGGCTATGTGCTGGTGGTCGAAGGATATATGGACGTCGTGGCACTGGCCCAGCTCGGTTTTGCCAATGCCGTCGCCACCCTGGGCACGGCGTGCACGCCCGTGCACGTGCAGAAGCTGCTGCGGCAGACCGACGCGGTGGTGTTCTCGTTCGACGGCGACTCGGCGGGCCGGCGCGCCGCCAGGCGGGCACTGGAGGCCTGCCTGCCGCACGTGGCCGACAACAAGACCATCCGCTTCCTGTTCCTGCCGGCCGAGCACGACCCCGACAGCTATGTGCGCGAAGAGGGCACCGAAGCCTTCGCCGCGCAGGTGCGCAACGCCATGCCGCTGTCGCGCTTCCTGCTGCAGTCGGTCACCGAGGAGCTGGACCTGCGCCAGCCCGAAGGTCGCGCCCGCGCCCAGTACGAGGCCAAGCCGCTGCTGCAGGCGATGCCGGCGGGTGGGCTGCGGCTACAGATCGTGCGCGAACTTGCCGATGCCACGGGGACGACCCCCGCGGAGATCGAGGCGATCTGCGGCCTGCGCAGCGATCCGGCGCGGGTCGGCCGCTTTGCCCAGCCGCGCCCGCGCGCGCGCCGCCAGGCGCCGACCGGGCTGGTGCAGCGGGTGATCCAGTTGCTGATGTGCTATCCGGCACTGTCGTCGCGGCTCGACGAAGATGCGCGCGCGCTGCTGCTGGAAGGCGAGGGCGGCGACAGCGAAGTGCTGGCGCACCTGGTCAGCGCCTGCGACGGCGTCCAGGGCGAGGTGAATTTCGCGGCTTTCAGCGAGCACCTGGCCCAGTCGCCCTATGCCGAGGTCTATGCCGCGGCGCGCACGGCGGTATTGCGTGAAGAGATTGAAGAGGCACCTGCAACACAGGAATTCGATGCGGCCATCACCAAGCTGCTGGCCGAGCCGCTGCGGCGGGAACTCGACAGCCTGCAGGCGGAAGTGGTGGCCGGCACGGCCGACGAGGCGGCCAAGCAGCGCATGCGCTGGCTGGTGGGCGAGATCCACCGGCGGCGCCAACTTGGCTGA
- a CDS encoding glycoside hydrolase family 19 protein, protein MTPEQFRAATGLSEPQCARWYPRLCEAMLAYDITGPARIAAFLAQTGHESLGYQFTHELWGPTPAQALYEPPSRKAMALGNVRPGDGKRFRGRGLIQITGRANYAACGAALGADLTATPELLEQDAWAARSAAWWWRTHGCNALADSGDFIALTRRINGGTNGLEDRLRRWKVATAALA, encoded by the coding sequence ATGACACCGGAACAATTCCGCGCCGCCACCGGACTGAGCGAGCCGCAATGCGCGCGCTGGTACCCGCGCCTGTGCGAAGCGATGCTGGCGTACGACATCACCGGCCCGGCGCGCATCGCCGCATTCCTGGCGCAGACCGGGCACGAGTCGCTGGGCTACCAGTTCACGCACGAGCTATGGGGACCGACACCGGCGCAGGCGCTGTACGAGCCGCCGTCGCGCAAGGCCATGGCGCTCGGCAATGTGCGGCCCGGCGATGGCAAGCGCTTCCGCGGCCGGGGCCTGATCCAGATTACCGGCCGCGCCAACTACGCGGCGTGCGGGGCCGCGCTCGGCGCCGACCTGACCGCCACGCCCGAACTGCTGGAGCAGGACGCCTGGGCCGCGCGCTCGGCGGCATGGTGGTGGCGCACGCATGGTTGCAACGCGCTGGCAGACAGCGGCGACTTCATCGCGCTGACGCGGCGCATCAACGGCGGCACCAATGGGCTCGAAGACCGGCTGCGGCGCTGGAAGGTTGCCACCGCGGCGCTGGCGTGA
- a CDS encoding DUF4239 domain-containing protein has protein sequence MLFLYSLPSTGMAAIVVAAIVGVVLAGYAVARRFALIELDAEQRAMAVSMVSIITTINSLLVAFAAINVWDTYNAADRTVAAEATAAGELARDLAAFDSSAADAAAAALRTYLVMVVHDEWPRMQRHGKPDPHTEQRFDLMFDLANRIRPLDSRQTVLLGEVLMRVNEMVKYRQQRILTLHAAMPNTLWGVILIVSALSFALLYVLPATPFNLALITAWAITIGLAFFFLLAVDRPFAGEFSVSADPLRHTIDTLVANGTWPAPQAQTQPAPYPAP, from the coding sequence ATGCTGTTCCTCTACAGCCTGCCCAGCACCGGCATGGCCGCCATCGTGGTCGCGGCCATCGTCGGGGTGGTGCTGGCCGGCTATGCAGTGGCGCGCCGCTTCGCGCTGATCGAGCTCGATGCCGAGCAGCGCGCGATGGCGGTGTCGATGGTCTCGATCATCACCACCATCAACTCGCTGCTGGTCGCGTTTGCCGCGATCAACGTCTGGGACACCTACAACGCCGCCGACCGCACCGTCGCTGCGGAAGCCACCGCGGCGGGCGAACTCGCGCGCGACCTCGCCGCCTTCGACAGCAGCGCCGCCGATGCCGCCGCGGCGGCATTGCGCACCTACCTGGTGATGGTGGTGCACGACGAATGGCCGCGCATGCAGCGCCATGGCAAACCCGATCCGCACACCGAGCAGCGCTTCGACCTGATGTTCGATCTTGCCAACCGGATCCGTCCGCTCGACAGCCGCCAGACCGTGCTGCTGGGGGAGGTGCTGATGCGCGTCAACGAGATGGTCAAGTACCGCCAGCAACGGATCCTGACGCTGCACGCGGCAATGCCGAACACCTTGTGGGGCGTGATCCTGATTGTCAGCGCGCTGTCGTTCGCGTTGCTGTACGTGCTGCCGGCAACGCCCTTCAACCTGGCGCTGATCACCGCGTGGGCCATCACCATCGGCCTGGCGTTTTTCTTCCTGCTCGCAGTCGACCGGCCGTTTGCCGGCGAATTCAGCGTCAGCGCCGACCCGCTGCGGCACACCATCGACACGCTGGTGGCCAACGGCACGTGGCCGGCGCCACAGGCACAGACACAGCCAGCGCCATACCCAGCCCCATAA
- a CDS encoding endonuclease/exonuclease/phosphatase family protein → MSKIIVYSWNSQGNHTRADKQRAIDRMAAIDPTIILLQEGGSQKLVSAGAAGNWKVFDGCTVGAFDERCIPYALLETTFAAQVRAAQVDIVDERDGVVLAGGDAGRTASGVAIDKVLFISWHSIAAPQNGDTRALLRAFDKARCYEKYELIVIGGDFNASPGGINAMLGRENDRTQAKLRYAYRQVFHCGKATHRGREARELDFFVVLAKQQVSAKVELIEQMPSDHDAVRMVLEY, encoded by the coding sequence ATGTCGAAGATCATCGTCTATTCGTGGAATAGCCAGGGCAACCACACGCGCGCAGACAAGCAGCGGGCCATCGACCGCATGGCCGCGATAGATCCCACTATCATCCTGCTGCAGGAAGGCGGCAGCCAGAAGCTCGTGAGCGCCGGTGCCGCCGGCAACTGGAAGGTGTTTGATGGATGCACGGTCGGCGCGTTCGACGAGCGCTGCATTCCCTATGCATTGCTGGAGACCACGTTCGCCGCGCAGGTTCGCGCCGCGCAGGTCGACATTGTCGACGAGCGGGACGGCGTCGTGCTTGCAGGCGGCGACGCCGGCCGCACCGCCAGCGGCGTCGCCATCGACAAGGTGCTGTTCATTTCATGGCATTCGATCGCCGCGCCGCAGAACGGCGACACGCGCGCGCTGCTGCGCGCTTTCGACAAGGCCAGATGCTATGAGAAGTACGAGCTGATCGTCATCGGTGGCGACTTCAACGCCAGCCCGGGAGGCATCAACGCCATGCTGGGCCGCGAAAACGATCGTACCCAGGCCAAGCTGAGGTATGCGTACCGTCAGGTCTTCCACTGCGGCAAGGCTACCCACCGCGGGCGCGAAGCACGAGAGCTCGACTTCTTTGTCGTGCTGGCGAAGCAGCAAGTGTCGGCGAAGGTCGAATTGATCGAGCAGATGCCGAGCGATCACGACGCGGTCAGGATGGTGCTGGAGTATTGA
- the rpoD gene encoding RNA polymerase sigma factor RpoD — protein sequence MKGKSITVAKQQNTEVESKRAAAAGAKSGGAKQGAAATAAKARAATPASVASERPAAPAIKPEPKKRGRKPKAEMQHDDSTTDDVTEEFYENDTRAAATPAAAPKTEKQKAKDRKAKEKALLKEFASTQQGTEEELELRRQKLKALIKLGKSRGYLTYAEINDHLPDDMVDSETIDTLVATLNDIGIAVYEQAPDAETLLLNDNAPSATSEEEAEEEAEAALSTVDSEFGRTTDPVRMYMREMGTVELLTREGEIEIAKRIEAGLKDMVMAISACPVTISEILAHAERVANDEIKIDEFVDGLIDPNADETPEAPSAPAAAADDEDLESDDDEEGDEDDDDEGGAGAGASARQLEELKQNALEKFRVIAEQFDKMRRAFEKEGYKSKPYVKAQEAIQAELMGIRFTARNVERLCDTLRGQVDEVRKLERAILNIVVDKCGMPRADFVARFPGNETNLEWIHTVVADGKGYSTIVERNVPAVHELQQKLIDLQARVVLPLKELKDVNRKMSEGERRAREAKREMTEANLRLVISIAKKYTNRGLQFLDLIQEGNIGLMKAVDKFEYRRGYKFSTYATWWIRQAITRSIADQARTIRIPVHMIETINKMNRISRQILQETGNEPDPATLAEKMEMPEDKIRKIMKIAKEPISMETPIGDDDDSHLGDFIEDTNTLAPAEAALHGSMRDVVKDVLDSLTPREAKVLRMRFGIEMSTDHTLEEVGKQFDVTRERIRQIEAKALRKLRHPSRSDKLKSFLEGN from the coding sequence GTGAAAGGCAAGAGTATCACCGTGGCGAAACAGCAGAATACCGAAGTCGAGAGCAAGCGAGCGGCAGCCGCCGGCGCCAAGAGCGGGGGCGCCAAGCAAGGCGCCGCCGCGACGGCAGCCAAGGCGCGTGCCGCGACACCTGCATCCGTTGCATCCGAGCGTCCCGCTGCGCCGGCAATCAAGCCGGAGCCGAAAAAGCGTGGCCGCAAGCCCAAGGCCGAGATGCAGCACGACGACAGCACAACAGACGACGTGACTGAAGAGTTTTACGAGAACGATACGCGCGCGGCGGCCACACCGGCTGCGGCGCCGAAGACCGAAAAGCAGAAAGCCAAGGACCGCAAGGCCAAGGAAAAGGCCCTGCTCAAGGAGTTCGCCTCGACCCAGCAAGGCACCGAGGAAGAGCTCGAGCTGCGTCGCCAGAAGCTCAAGGCGCTGATCAAGCTGGGCAAGTCGCGCGGCTACCTGACCTACGCGGAAATCAACGATCACCTGCCGGACGACATGGTCGATTCGGAAACGATCGACACGCTGGTCGCCACGCTGAACGACATCGGCATCGCCGTCTATGAACAGGCGCCCGATGCCGAGACGCTGCTGCTCAACGACAACGCTCCGTCCGCCACCAGCGAGGAAGAAGCCGAGGAAGAGGCCGAGGCGGCCCTGTCCACGGTGGATTCCGAGTTCGGCCGCACCACCGACCCGGTGCGCATGTACATGCGCGAGATGGGCACGGTCGAGCTGCTGACGCGCGAAGGCGAAATCGAGATCGCCAAGCGCATCGAGGCCGGCCTGAAGGACATGGTGATGGCGATCTCGGCTTGTCCGGTCACCATCTCCGAGATCCTGGCCCATGCCGAGCGCGTCGCCAACGACGAGATCAAGATCGATGAGTTCGTCGACGGCCTGATCGACCCGAACGCCGACGAAACCCCGGAAGCCCCCTCGGCCCCCGCCGCGGCGGCCGACGACGAGGACCTCGAGTCCGACGACGACGAGGAAGGCGACGAGGACGATGACGACGAAGGCGGCGCCGGCGCCGGCGCGTCCGCGCGCCAGCTGGAAGAGCTGAAGCAGAACGCGCTCGAGAAATTCCGCGTGATCGCCGAGCAGTTCGACAAGATGCGCCGCGCGTTCGAGAAGGAAGGCTACAAGTCCAAGCCCTACGTCAAGGCGCAGGAAGCGATCCAGGCCGAGCTGATGGGCATCCGCTTCACCGCCCGCAATGTCGAGCGGCTGTGCGACACGCTGCGCGGCCAAGTGGACGAAGTGCGCAAGCTCGAGCGTGCCATCCTGAACATCGTGGTCGACAAGTGCGGCATGCCGCGCGCGGACTTCGTCGCCCGCTTCCCGGGCAACGAGACCAACCTCGAGTGGATCCACACCGTGGTGGCCGACGGCAAGGGCTACAGCACCATCGTCGAGCGCAACGTGCCGGCGGTGCATGAGCTGCAGCAGAAGCTGATCGACCTGCAGGCGCGCGTGGTGCTGCCGCTGAAGGAACTGAAGGACGTCAACCGCAAGATGTCGGAAGGCGAGCGCCGCGCCCGCGAAGCCAAGCGCGAGATGACCGAGGCCAACCTGCGCCTGGTGATCTCGATCGCCAAGAAGTACACCAACCGCGGCCTGCAGTTCCTCGACCTGATCCAGGAAGGCAACATCGGCCTGATGAAGGCGGTGGACAAGTTCGAATACCGTCGCGGCTACAAGTTCTCGACCTACGCCACGTGGTGGATCCGCCAGGCCATCACGCGCTCGATCGCCGACCAGGCGCGCACCATCCGCATCCCGGTGCACATGATCGAGACCATCAACAAGATGAACCGCATCTCGCGCCAGATCCTGCAGGAAACCGGCAACGAGCCGGATCCGGCAACGCTGGCCGAGAAGATGGAGATGCCGGAAGACAAGATCCGCAAGATCATGAAGATCGCCAAGGAACCGATCTCCATGGAAACGCCGATCGGTGACGACGACGACTCCCATCTGGGCGACTTCATCGAAGACACCAACACGCTGGCCCCGGCCGAGGCGGCGCTGCACGGCTCCATGCGCGACGTCGTCAAGGACGTGCTGGACTCGCTCACGCCGCGCGAAGCCAAGGTGCTGCGCATGCGCTTCGGCATCGAAATGAGCACCGACCACACGCTGGAAGAGGTCGGCAAGCAGTTCGACGTCACGCGCGAACGGATCCGCCAGATCGAGGCCAAGGCACTGCGCAAGCTGCGCCACCCGAGCCGCTCGGACAAGCTGAAGAGTTTCCTGGAAGGCAACTAA